In Acidovorax sp. 106, the following proteins share a genomic window:
- a CDS encoding sulfate/molybdate ABC transporter ATP-binding protein, which yields MSIEIRNVSKQFGDFHALRDVSLDIASGELIALLGPSGCGKTTLLRIIAGLETADVGTIHFSGEDTTDVHVRERNVGFVFQHYALFRHMTVFENVAFGLRVKPRGERPSEAQIKQKVTDLLKLVQLDWLADRYPSQLSGGQRQRIALARALAVEPKVLLLDEPFGALDAKVRKELRRWLRRLHDELHVTSIFVTHDQEEALEVADRVVVINQGRIEQSGSPQQVWDQPASPFVYGFLGDVNLFHGRAHEGLVHLDGMQIDSPEHSQAQNAKAFAYVRPHDLDVERYSPGAGLDAEGRPRGIVAQLSRAIVVGPIARLELIPSQDHKPADNASPDPLIEAQIPAQQFKEQGFKEGETLVVTPRRARVFLDHAAGI from the coding sequence CTTCCATGCACTGCGCGATGTCAGCCTGGACATTGCCTCCGGCGAATTGATCGCACTGCTGGGCCCCTCGGGCTGCGGCAAGACCACGCTGCTGCGCATCATCGCGGGGCTGGAGACTGCCGATGTCGGCACCATCCATTTCAGCGGCGAGGACACCACCGACGTGCACGTGCGCGAGCGCAACGTGGGCTTTGTGTTCCAGCACTACGCGCTGTTTCGCCACATGACGGTGTTTGAGAACGTGGCCTTCGGCCTGCGCGTCAAGCCCCGTGGCGAGCGCCCAAGCGAAGCGCAGATCAAGCAGAAGGTGACCGACCTGCTCAAGCTCGTGCAGCTCGATTGGCTGGCCGACCGCTACCCCTCGCAACTGTCTGGCGGCCAGCGCCAGCGCATTGCCCTGGCCCGCGCGCTGGCGGTGGAGCCCAAGGTGCTGCTGCTCGACGAGCCCTTTGGCGCGCTCGACGCCAAGGTGCGCAAGGAACTGCGCCGTTGGCTGCGCCGCCTGCACGATGAACTGCATGTGACCAGCATCTTCGTGACCCACGACCAGGAAGAGGCGCTGGAAGTGGCCGACCGCGTGGTCGTGATCAACCAGGGCCGCATCGAGCAAAGCGGCTCGCCCCAGCAGGTGTGGGACCAGCCCGCCAGCCCGTTTGTGTACGGCTTTTTGGGCGATGTGAACCTGTTCCATGGCCGCGCGCACGAAGGGTTGGTGCACCTGGATGGCATGCAGATTGACTCGCCCGAGCACAGCCAGGCACAAAACGCCAAAGCCTTTGCCTACGTGCGCCCGCATGATCTGGATGTGGAGCGCTATTCGCCCGGCGCAGGACTGGACGCCGAAGGCCGCCCACGTGGCATCGTGGCGCAGCTTAGCCGCGCCATCGTGGTGGGGCCGATTGCGCGGTTGGAACTTATTCCCTCCCAAGACCACAAACCAGCGGACAATGCGTCCCCAGACCCCCTGATCGAAGCGCAGATTCCTGCGCAGCAGTTCAAGGAGCAGGGCTTCAAAGAGGGTGAAACGCTGGTGGTGACACCGCGCCGCGCCCGTGTTTTTTTAGATCACGCTGCGGGGATCTGA
- a CDS encoding disulfide bond formation protein B, with protein sequence MVLNWIDQAPRRVLALISVACVAMLAFGMYLQHVVGLEPCPMCIVQRYALILVAVFAALASVRGSKGWWMGFAALGLLSSGFGAFVAARQSWLQWYPPEVATCGRDFYGMIENYPIGRAIPMIFRGSGDCTAIDWTFLGGSIANWSFICFVGFGLVLLALLVRGFKGDRRGAAGYSAA encoded by the coding sequence ATGGTGTTGAACTGGATTGATCAGGCCCCGCGCCGCGTGCTGGCGCTGATCAGCGTGGCCTGCGTGGCCATGCTGGCTTTTGGCATGTATTTGCAGCATGTGGTGGGCCTGGAGCCTTGCCCCATGTGCATCGTGCAGCGATATGCTCTCATTTTGGTAGCTGTCTTCGCTGCATTGGCGAGCGTTAGAGGCTCAAAAGGCTGGTGGATGGGTTTTGCTGCGCTGGGCTTGCTCTCTTCAGGGTTCGGTGCTTTTGTTGCCGCCCGCCAAAGCTGGCTGCAGTGGTATCCCCCCGAAGTCGCTACCTGCGGCCGCGACTTCTACGGCATGATTGAAAACTACCCCATCGGCCGCGCCATCCCCATGATCTTCCGTGGCTCGGGTGACTGCACTGCCATCGACTGGACCTTCCTGGGTGGCTCCATCGCCAACTGGTCGTTTATTTGCTTTGTCGGCTTTGGGCTGGTGCTGCTGGCTTTGTTGGTGCGCGGCTTCAAGGGCGACCGCCGCGGTGCAGCGGGGTACTCGGCTGCTTGA
- a CDS encoding GGDEF domain-containing protein, which produces MVAYVLVGMLCAHLLCFSVMFLLISKRLHGKKMGMDFFAVGNLLLGLAYVLQLVEGGPAWSVMSVVNHTLTLASPVAYGLGVMRFFGYPAPLLRPLMAFAIAYTALQVLVQWSLGPVARYALLSGMSALLFLMMALTALYGVRTFAKHLYWEMAFFALLIGGICVLNAIKFVKVLDGGLEALHMGSHFQMVFYIYMSSLATVVPPSIVWLVLRRLTDDLSSMAARDPMTQLLNRRGLSEALDRYFNLRQAAPAFLMLLDVDHFKRINDTHGHQIGDAVLCRVAEVLRTTVRRGDLTARIGGEEFVAICTGSDGAGVLQLAERVRKAVENQTIEISGFDEPLRCTVTIGVSGDFASLPALEGAMRAADAALYRGKAAGRNRVESNGASAPFLHQGASPYTAGQT; this is translated from the coding sequence ATGGTTGCATACGTTCTCGTTGGCATGCTGTGTGCACACTTGCTGTGCTTCTCCGTCATGTTTTTGCTCATCAGCAAACGCCTGCACGGCAAGAAGATGGGCATGGACTTTTTTGCCGTGGGTAACCTCCTGCTGGGATTGGCCTATGTGCTCCAGCTGGTGGAGGGCGGCCCCGCCTGGAGCGTGATGAGCGTGGTTAACCACACCCTCACGCTGGCCTCTCCCGTTGCTTACGGGCTCGGGGTCATGCGGTTTTTTGGCTACCCCGCTCCCCTGTTGCGGCCGTTGATGGCATTTGCCATCGCGTACACCGCCTTGCAGGTGCTGGTGCAATGGAGCTTGGGGCCTGTGGCCCGCTACGCCTTGCTGTCAGGAATGTCCGCACTGCTTTTCCTGATGATGGCGCTGACGGCCCTTTATGGCGTTCGCACATTTGCCAAGCATTTGTATTGGGAGATGGCGTTTTTTGCGCTCCTGATCGGCGGCATTTGCGTGCTCAACGCCATCAAATTCGTGAAGGTTCTGGACGGCGGCCTGGAAGCGCTACACATGGGCAGCCATTTCCAAATGGTGTTCTACATCTATATGTCGTCCCTGGCCACTGTGGTGCCGCCCTCCATCGTTTGGCTGGTACTGCGGCGCCTGACCGATGATTTGAGCAGCATGGCAGCGCGTGATCCGATGACGCAGCTGCTCAACCGCAGAGGTCTTTCAGAGGCGCTGGACCGGTATTTCAATCTGCGCCAGGCGGCTCCGGCCTTCTTGATGCTGTTGGATGTCGACCATTTCAAACGCATCAACGATACCCACGGCCACCAGATCGGAGACGCCGTACTGTGCCGCGTAGCAGAGGTGCTGCGCACCACAGTGCGCCGTGGCGATCTGACAGCCCGCATCGGCGGCGAAGAGTTTGTCGCCATCTGCACAGGCAGCGACGGTGCGGGTGTCCTGCAACTGGCAGAGCGTGTGCGCAAGGCGGTTGAAAATCAAACCATCGAAATCAGCGGCTTTGACGAACCGCTGCGCTGTACGGTCACGATCGGGGTTTCAGGCGACTTCGCCAGCCTTCCGGCCCTGGAAGGCGCCATGCGGGCCGCCGATGCAGCGCTTTACCGGGGCAAGGCCGCAGGACGCAATCGGGTCGAATCGAATGGTGCTTCTGCCCCCTTTTTGCACCAGGGCGCAAGCCCATACACTGCGGGCCAGACATAA
- a CDS encoding glutathione S-transferase — protein MTTLPVLYSFRRCPYAMRARLALAVSRQACELREVVLKNKPQALLQASPKGTVPVLVLPDGQVLEQSLDIMLWSLALHDPKGWLTPSQGTLQDMLELIAECDGPFKQALDRCKYPSRYPGADVSAARATAVAWLSALDTRLATRHHLFGHRAALADMAIAPFVRQFAGIDSAWWQAQPWPHLQAWLAHWQASDLLESVMHKLPAWVDGTEGVRFPHPAATFAPGDSAGFHH, from the coding sequence ATGACCACCTTGCCCGTTCTCTACTCCTTTCGCCGCTGCCCCTACGCCATGCGTGCCCGACTGGCCCTGGCGGTGAGCAGGCAGGCGTGCGAGCTGCGCGAGGTGGTCCTCAAGAACAAGCCCCAGGCGCTGCTGCAAGCCTCGCCCAAAGGCACCGTCCCCGTGCTCGTGCTGCCAGATGGCCAAGTGCTGGAGCAAAGCCTGGACATCATGCTTTGGTCCCTGGCACTGCACGACCCCAAGGGCTGGCTCACTCCGAGCCAGGGCACATTGCAAGACATGCTGGAGTTGATCGCCGAATGCGATGGTCCCTTCAAACAAGCGCTGGACCGCTGCAAATACCCCAGCCGCTACCCCGGCGCCGATGTGAGCGCCGCGCGTGCCACCGCCGTGGCTTGGTTGAGCGCACTGGACACCCGCCTGGCCACCCGCCACCACCTGTTCGGCCATCGCGCGGCCTTGGCAGACATGGCCATCGCACCGTTTGTGCGCCAGTTTGCGGGCATTGATTCTGCGTGGTGGCAAGCACAGCCCTGGCCCCATTTGCAGGCATGGCTTGCGCATTGGCAGGCCAGCGATCTGCTGGAGAGCGTGATGCACAAGCTGCCTGCGTGGGTGGATGGGACAGAGGGCGTGCGGTTTCCTCACCCTGCTGCAACTTTCGCCCCAGGCGACAGCGCCGGGTTCCATCACTGA
- a CDS encoding rhodanese-related sulfurtransferase, which yields MNPVAPPFITAALYQFVDLPDFAALQAPLQSLCEAHGVRGMLLLAHEGINGTIAGTPNGVHAVLGWLRSDSRFAALQHKEAPASAMPFYRMRVRLKKEIVTLGVPGLNPARNAGTYVKPSDWNALIDDPSVVVIDTRNDYEVGIGTFERAINPHTKSFSEFPAWVAQQSQPGGVLAGNPKVAMFCTGGIRCEKSTAFLKSQGFDEVYHLEGGILKYLETEPAEATRWQGDCFVFDERVSVGHGLVRGPHQLCRSCRMPLGEAELAHPHYVQGVSCPYCHGTRTPEQERALAERERQMQLAAQRGQEHIGARQPSSSARPSTREVKEGKDDAGCTEDAA from the coding sequence GTGAACCCGGTCGCGCCTCCCTTCATCACCGCCGCCCTCTACCAATTCGTTGATCTGCCCGACTTTGCCGCGCTGCAAGCGCCCCTGCAAAGTCTCTGCGAGGCCCACGGCGTGCGCGGCATGCTGCTGCTGGCGCACGAAGGCATCAACGGCACCATCGCAGGCACGCCCAACGGTGTGCACGCGGTGCTGGGCTGGCTGCGCAGCGACAGCCGCTTTGCCGCCCTGCAGCACAAAGAGGCACCCGCCAGCGCCATGCCCTTCTACCGCATGCGCGTACGGCTCAAAAAAGAGATCGTCACCCTGGGCGTGCCCGGCCTGAACCCCGCGCGCAACGCAGGCACCTACGTCAAACCCAGCGACTGGAACGCCCTCATCGACGACCCCAGCGTGGTGGTCATCGATACGCGCAACGACTATGAAGTGGGCATCGGCACCTTCGAGCGCGCCATCAACCCGCACACGAAAAGCTTTTCCGAGTTTCCGGCCTGGGTGGCACAACAGTCGCAGCCCGGCGGCGTGCTGGCGGGCAACCCCAAGGTGGCCATGTTCTGCACGGGCGGCATCCGCTGCGAAAAGTCCACCGCCTTCCTCAAGTCGCAAGGCTTTGACGAGGTCTATCACCTCGAAGGCGGCATCCTCAAATACCTGGAGACGGAGCCCGCAGAAGCCACCCGCTGGCAGGGCGACTGCTTTGTGTTTGATGAGCGTGTCTCCGTAGGCCACGGCCTGGTGCGTGGCCCGCACCAGCTGTGCCGCTCCTGCCGCATGCCGCTGGGCGAAGCCGAGCTGGCACACCCTCACTATGTGCAAGGCGTGAGTTGCCCCTATTGCCACGGCACCCGCACGCCCGAGCAAGAACGCGCACTGGCCGAGCGCGAGCGGCAAATGCAGCTGGCGGCCCAGCGCGGCCAGGAACACATCGGCGCACGCCAGCCCAGCAGCTCTGCACGGCCCAGCACGCGAGAAGTCAAAGAAGGCAAAGACGACGCAGGCTGCACGGAAGACGCGGCATGA